AAGGAATAAGAATTTGGCAGAGGAGAAGTTTTTCTTCTTGTAGAACTTCACGCATGGTTTCTTTAATCAATGCTTTTAGTTCTTGAATTTCCAAGCTTATTCCTCTTATTTAGTGTGAAACTTTGTATATTCTACCGAAAATGTATTAACTTAGTTAAAATAAATAATCCCTGAAACCCTTGTAATTAATAAGTCTCAGGGATTAGTTGGCTAACGGGACTGGCGGGACTCGAACCCTCGACCTACCGCTTAGGAGGCGGTCGCTCTATCCAACTGAGCTACAGCCCCAGCTACGAAGCACATACAATGATAGCAGTAGTTTTAACTAGATTGCCAATAATCGTCCCAAGAACCACCACCTATTTCTAAACCACAAAGATAGCTGTGTGCTTTGAGGATAACATAACGGTTCTTGCCTCTGATTTGGCGTAATTCTAGATCCAACTTTCCCTGCATCGTATCCCGACAACAAAATTGTAAACCTTGAGCGGTGGGCGCACGCAGAGGTGTACCGGATAAATTAGTAGTTCCAGTTAATTCCACCTCATAATCTGCATTTGTAGCTTTCATTTCCCACTTACCCCAAGGTTGAATCTTCCATTCTACTTTTGAGTTCCAAGGAACAAACTCATAGAATTTGCCTTGATAATGCACGCCAATCATGGCTACAGACTCCATCCACCACAACACACCGCGCCTACCACCACCAGCAGTTAGGGCTAAGTCAGGTTCGCCATCAAAGCTATTACAGTTAAGCCAAAACCATTTTTGCGGAAAAGCACCACCCCAATTTTTTTCACCATAAGCTGGTGCATTCTGGAATTGGTAGATTTTGCCATTCCAATCAATCCAACCACTAGCCAAACCATGCGCCATTAAAATTTGCCATCCAGGTTCAAATATCTGTAAAAATGACACCCAGCCGGCCGTTGATTGTTGAATACTATCTCGATTTCCCCAACCATATACAGGTTGAATTTCGTACTGCCAACGGCAATAATTACCTGTAGCGGGGTCTTTGATTATACCTTGATTGAGGGTGGCTGTAGCTTGGTAGCCTTGCTGTACATGGTTTTCAAACTCTGCGGGTAGAAGGTAGATGGGTTTGGTGTTGAGGTTAGTTTCACCCCAATGACCTAAAGCAAGAACGTCTGGACTACCCCAAAATTTGTTGACATCAGGGAAAGTCCGACAGATATATTCATCATCAGCACCCAGAATTTGCGCTGCACCGCCACTGTAGGGTTTATCACCAATGGGGTCTTCTATGGAATACATGAAGGCGAAGGTTTGACCGCAGTCTGGTAAAGTTACTCGGTAATACCAACCTTCAAAGAAACGGCGACTACTACCGTCCCAATGATAGCCGCTATGGGGCGTTTGCAAAGTTTTGGACATTGTATTGAGATGATAGATGCTGATGTTGAAATTACTGTAAGATTATCGACTGATCAAAAAGTCGGGAATCTGTTGATTTAACAATAATTGTAGAGATTTTATCCTAAAAAACCTTGTGAGAGTTTAGTTAATATGTAGTTACATAGTTATATTCTTTAGTATCTGCGATGTCTAATGACAAGCCGCGAGATGGTTTACAACTGGATATCAATCATGCTTATGAGATTCTGGGTTTAAAGCCTGGTGCATCGCAGGTAGAAGTAAAGCAAGCCTACCGCAAGTTGGTTAAAACTTGGCATCCCGATCGCTTTGTTGATGTGCAGCAAAAGCAACAAGCCGAGGCAAAAATTAAACAAATCAACGCCGCTTACAACACAGTTAAATCAGTAACTCCAACTGTTGAGAAATCACTATCATCTCCACCTCCACAGCCGCGAAAACAGCCTGCAAAAGCATCTGTGAATCGTTGGGGTGCGGAAACATACTACAACTGGGGTGTTGAGAGTGTAGCAAAAAAGGAGTATGAAGAAGCGATCGCCTACTTTACCCAAGCCATTCGCCTCAACCCTAACTATGTTGAAGCCTATAAATATCGGGGGTTGGTTTGTTCTCAATTAGGTTACGAATATCGAGCTACTGCCGACTTAAACAAAGCTGCACAGTTAGAAGGTAAAATTCCTCAAGCTACTTATACTTACCCGCCAAGATATAAAATCCAGCGTCAGTCTTGGATAGCCAGATTGTGTCAAAGAATTAAAAGATTACTAAAACTGAGATAAATAGGTCACAACTAAAAAAATCAAATTTATTGGTGTAACAAGGCTAAAAATTTGCTTTGGATATGGGTTGAGTCAAGCACAATGCAACTCAATATCAGAAACTATATCTTAGTGTTAGGTTGGCGTAAGCAAACCCAACCTATAGTTCTTTATTACGATATTTATGCAAGACTTAATATCTGTACGTACTCTCAAAGGTCATTCAAGTCAGGTTATGTCTGTTGTATTCAGCCGTGATGGATATATACTGGCTAGCGGTAGTGATGACAAAACTGTGAGAATTTGGAATTTAGCTAATAATGAGTCTGTAATCCTTCAAGGACATGGAGAATCATCTTGGTCTGGAGGGGTTAATTCTGTAGCTTTCAGCCGCAATGGTAGGACTTTAGCTAGTGCTAGTGATGACAAAACTATTAAATTATGGGATGTAATTACAGGAAAAGAAATATCCACTCTAAAAGGACATGAAGGAAAAATTTATTGTGTCGCTTTTAGTCCAGATGGAAAAACTTTAGCAAGTGGTAGCGCAGATAAAACCATCAAACTTTGGTCGCTAGAAACAGGAGATCAGATATATTCTCTTAAAGGACATTCAGATCATGTTTTATCCATAGCCTTTAGTCCAGATGGACAGGTTCTAGCTAGCGGTGGTGCTGGTAATGACAAAAAAATTCAAATTTGGTATCTATCTCAAAATAAAGTTCAGACTATCACTGGACATTCTGAGTGGTTTGGAGGTATTAGTTCTCTTGCATTCAGTCCAGATGGGAAGATTTTAGCTAGTGGTAGTTGGGACAAGACAATTAAATTATGGGAATGGCATAAAAGTCAAGAAATTAGCACTCTGATAGGGCATTCCGATCAAGTTTGCTGTGTTGCTTTCCACCCTAATGGAAAAATTTTAGCTAGTGGTAGTAAAGATAAAACTATTACGTTTTGGCAAGTAGACACTAGAAGTTTAATAAATAGCGTTGCAGCCCATGAAAATTCAGTTTATTCTGTAGCTTTTAGCCCGGATGGAAAAACTTTAGCTAGTGGTGGTGGAGATAAAATTATTACTCTGTTACCTTGTCCTTAAATGTAAATCATAAACAAAGCAAGTAAGCATTTAGTAACCGCATTAAAAGTTTTAGAAGTAGGGTTTGTTGTTGCATAGCGCCAGCACTAAATTGATATTCTAGTCGGTGCGTTAGCCTACGGCTTAACACCCTACGTTTTATTAATCAATAAAATTTAGAGAATGTGTAATGATTTCTCAAAGATTATTTTAAATATGCTTAAAAATAAGCATATATTCATTCTTTCGATGTATCTAAATTTTGTCTGAAGATAGATCCGTTATTTAAAACATAAAAGTTATTCTGATAAATATTCAAACCGAAAACTAACATCAAGTAAGAATTTTGTTTTTACGAAACTTTAACTTGGCAACATTTAAAGTGAGGAAGGAAACTGACAATTATGACTAATCCTAATGAACGCGAACCTTATAACAGAGAAGTTAATCAAGAATCTTACACCGATAGTAATGGTAATACTCAAACTCACATAACAAGAACTACAGAAACATCAAATAATCGGTACGCTAATGGTTATGTCGATGGTCGCCGTCTTGAACAAAACTATCAAGCTGACCGTGATAACGAAAATACAGCTACCGGATTGATTTTTGGTATTGTGCTGACTTCCTTGGTGGGTTTGATTGCTGGCGCATTTTGGTATTTTAATCAGAGCAACACGACCGTTGATAGTACTGTACCTGTAGAGACTCCTTTACCTGCTGCTACTACGAGTCCTAGCATATCGCCTCAACCACAACAAACAACCATTATCGAAAGGACTAGAGAAGTACCTGTTGTTGTTCCCCAACAGCAAGTTACACCATCACCAACCAATTCGCCACCACAGGTTAATATTACTGTTCCACCCCAGCCGTCTGTGAGAGTGACAGTACCACCAGTAGCGCCTAATACACCTGCGCCTACTCGCACCACAACCCCAAGCACGAATACACAAGCTAGTCCTTCGCCCAGCATTACAACTGAAGCCGGGGATCAGTCACCCAGTAATTCTGATGGCAGTGACAATGTGAATCAAAATACTAATTCTGGGCAATAAGTATAAACCATCTAAATTAACAACCTAATCAGTTTCAAAAGAGGGAGATAGCGTCGCTGTCTCCCTTTGTTGCATTGCTACAACAGATACAGGTATCAAGTTTTAAGAAAAATTTCTCAATTGTTGCAGTAAATAAATGGTGTTAAAGTTTAGTAAACAACTATACCACTCAAAAAAAAAGGTGCTACATTAAGAGCAAGGTACAAAAAGGTTAAAAGTTCTTTAAAAAAGCCTTGAAATTAGAGTCTGTACCTCCTCGCTCTAATGTTTTAATTATTCGCAATCCTAAAGTCGTTGGTCGCATCCTCAGTGAAAGTGTTTTCGCCTTGAGTGTAGTGATTTTATGGAGGTGTTGAAATTACAGCCAGAAATACCTGCCTATTGCAATCAAGGATGCACGATTTTAGAGGTCTTTAATTGCGGATATTGTCCACCTTAGTTGAGTTGTTTGATTCTGTTTTTTCCTATCTTCTCTGACAATCTTATATTTACCAAGCCGCCATTAGCTGATGATATTCTCCCATCTTAGCTAGTGGCGGTTAATATTTATGAGTAAATAGTTTACTTAAACTAATTTAAGGTAATTACAGTAACTTCTGGTGGGCAAAATAAACGCCCTGGTCGATAAGTACCCAACCCACGATTAACATATAATTGGTTGTTAGCTACTTGATGAAATCCTTGCGCCCATTCCCAATATCTAACTACTTTGGAACAGTCTCCTAGTAATAATGGAACCCAACGCCGCAGTTTTTTGGGGGCTTTTTTTAACAGCTTTTTATAATGGTAGACCACAGGGCCAAGTCCGGGTAATACAATATGTCCGCCGTGGGTGTGTCCTGACAGTTGCAAGTCTACGCGCCATTGTTCTAATATTTTGGCTGTATCAGGGTTATGAGATAAAACAATCCTGGGTGTAGTGGAGTCGAGTTTGTCCATTACTGATGCAGGCTGAAACTCTTTTGACCAATAGTCAGCTAGTCCTACTATTGGTAATTCCTGTCCAAAAGGGTAAGCAATTTCATTCCACAAGACATGAACGCCGATACTGGTGAAAGCGGTTGTGACTTCCGCTTGGGAATGGCTATGATGGATATCATGGTTCCCTAATACAGCATAAATACCATTGCGACTTTGCAAATATTTAAGTCTTAATGCGAGTTGGTGAATTGGTGTAGGATCATCAGTGACATAATCGCCAGTTAAGACTATCAAATCTGGTTCAGCTTCGTTAGTAGCTGCGATCGCTTCTTCTAGCATTTCTTCTGATAGTCGCAAGCCATCATAATGAAAATCTGACAATTGCACCAACTTCAAACCCCGTAAACTTGGTGAAAGTCCCGCAATCTTAACCGTTATTTTATCTACGCTTAAACGTCCTGTAAACAACCAGTGCATAGTGTGCTAGGAACTCCTCAGACCAGCGCTTACAGCTTATCAAAAATTTAGGTAATAACTGAAAACTTAAAAAAGTTTACCATAAATCTTATTTAAGGATTTTCTAAAAAGGAGTTAGCCTGACTACTCACGTTCCAAGGTAATTACTGTTAATTCAGGAGGACAAAATAAGCGTCCTGGATAATAGGTTCCTAAACCACGATTTACATATAGCTGATTTTTGCCAATGCGATGTAATCCCTGTAGCCATTGAGAATGATGGACTATAAAGTATTCTTTGAAGAAAAATGGTAATAACCGCCGTACTTTTACCGGGATTTTCTGCATGATTTTTCTATGATACGGTAACACAGCCCCAAAACCAGGAATAACAACTTGTCCTCCATGAGTATGGCCGGATAATTGTAAATCAACTCGCCAAGGTTGTAACCTAGCGGCTGTGTCTGGGTTATGACTTAAAACAATACGTGGTGTGGTGGGGTCTAGTTGGTTAAAAAGCAATTCTGGATTAAATTCTCGATAGTAATAATCAACCATTCCGACTATGGGTAATTTGTCTCCCCAAGGGTAAGCAATTTCATTCCACAGAACTTGAATCCCAACTTTCGTTAATGCTTGGGTAATTTCTGTTTTTGAGTTCTTGTGATATAGGTCGTGGTTTCCCAGGATGGCATAAATACCCGCTTGACTTTGAAGTTTTTGCAGACGCAGCGCTAGTTGATGGATGGGTTTTGGGGTAGTAGTGACATAATCACCCGTGAGTAAAACCAAATCTGGCTGTATTTCGTTGTTAAGTGCGATCGCTTCTTCTAACATCGCTTCCGACAATCGCACACCATCATAATGAAAATCGGATAGATGCACCAACTTCTTACCACGTAGCGAAGCAGGTAAGTCTGCAATCTTCACCGTCAATTGTTCTACAGTCAACGGCCCAGATAAAAGTCTGTGCATAAGTTGGGGAGTGGGGAGTGGGGAGTGGGGGAGATGTAGCTTGCTTCCCGTTCGCGGTAGCGTTGCGTAGCAAAGGGTGGGAGAGGGGGAAGATGAGGGAGAAGAACTAATAACTATGGACTAATGACTAATGACTAATAACAATGACTATCTAACCACTTTTCCAAATCTTTTAGCACCTCTTGATAGTTAATGTCTGCTTGTAGGTCGTGGTAGGCTCCTGGGTATTCGATGCGTAATTTGTCTTTGTAAGTTACATTTTGGTAAAATCGTTCTCCGCCTTCGGGTAAAGCAACTGTATCGGCGCTACCGTGAAGAATTAGCAGTGGTATTTGCCATTGAGAAGCATGATTATGAATCCAGGCGACTGTGGCGAAATATTCTGTGGCTAAACGGGCGCTGCCACGGTTATGGCGTAGGGTATCTTGAGTGTAGGCGGCGATAACTTTCTCATCTCGTGAAGCCGCACTTAAGTCAAGACCTGTGCTTAAGGAGAAACGCGGCCAGATTTTTGAGAGGAGATTTCCCAAAAATACCCGGAATTTTGACACGCCGACTTTACCTATAGCTGGTGCAAAAGCGATCGCACCACGTAATTTGGCTGCTTCTTTGGGACAGCGTAGAATGTAGTCACAGACAACAACTGCACCCAAGCTGTGTCCTAAAATAAAAATTGGACATTCCGGCTGTTGGTGTTGAATTAACTCGACAAAAGCAGCCAAATCTGACCGAAACTCCTTCCAAGAGTTGATATAACCACGCTGACCAGGCGATCGCCCATGTCCGCGCAAGTCTAACCCATAAATAGCATATTGTTTGGCTAATAAATGGTTAACTATATTACCGTATTTGTTACTATGTCCTCCCAGCCCGTGTACAATCACTAAAATTGCTTTTACTTCACCTTCTGGATACCAATTTTGATAATAAAGTTCCAGACCATCAACACTTTTAAATACATCTTCTTTATGTTTAATCATAATAATTTAATTAAATTACACCTTAAGAAATAAGCCAAAATTAAGTAGATATTTTCGTTATTCAGTGTATACAATTTAATAAATATTGGCTAATAAAGTGTTTTTCACCAACAAATAAAGTGATATCTAGCGACCAGCCAGAAAATATTACATTAACAGATGCAGGTATTAAACGGGTGCAGGAAGGTGTGGCGGCGGCTGGCGATCGCTCAGTGCGTGAGATAATTGCTAAAACCTTGGCTGGCTTGGAAGCTAGGCATGAAGGGCAAATTGAACCGAGAGTAAATGCGGGAATCAGGCGTTTTGTATTGCGATCGCTCATTCATGCTATCTTTCGGGTACGGGTGGAAAATATTGAAAAAATTCCGCCAACACCAGCAATTCTTGCAGCTAACCATCTCCATCATATTGACCCGTTATTATTATTAGCGGAAATACCTACTCAACCCCATTACTACATTGTGGGCGATGCCCGTACCCTATATAACAAATGGTGGAAGCGCTTCATCTTGGGTTTTGCTGGGGGTGTAATTCCTTTAGCCCGGATATGGAAGGAAGAAGTAGCCGTCATTCAAGCAGCCAAGGCGGGAAGACAAGACCTCGCCCAATTAGCCCAAGCCATTGAAGAAACAGTACCCACCGGAGGGGATATACAAACACTGCGACAAATAGACCGCATTGTTTTAAAAATTTTAGCTACAGGAGATGGAATGATTCTCTTTCCCGAAGGAAGATTGGGGAGTAATGAAGGTCAATTACATCTTCCCCTGAAACGCGGAACTGTGATTTACGCCTTACGGGCTGGCGTACCCATAGTACCGATAGCTTTGATTGGTACTCATGACCTGTATTGGCGGAAAGAATTAACCCTGCGAGTTGGTGAACCGTTAAATTTTGACCAAACCACCAGACCAAACCGTAAAGAAGTAGATATGGCATTAGAAAAGTTACAGGCTGCCATACTAGCTTTGTTACCCACAAATTACCAAGAACCCCCAGGAACAAAATTGCTGCGGCATTTTCTAAACCATATGTTGTGGTAGAACCAATTCAAAAATATTATCTATAGGAGGGGTAATCATGGGACAAGCAAAGAAGCTAGGGCAGATTATCATCCTTAATGGTGCGCCACGCTCAGGTAAATCGAGCATTGTCTTAGCAATCCAAGAAACGTTTGATGGCTTATGGATGAACTTGGGTGTTGATAGATTTATGCAGATGACTCCCGCACAATATTTACCTGGGATTGGTCTGCGACCAGGGGGAGAACGTCAGGACATCGAGCCTCTAGTTCCTATTCTGTACAGCGCCATGTATGAATCTATTGCTGCTCATAGTCGTTTAGGACTCAATGTCGTAGTTGATGTTGGACATCATAACGCATACGCAATCAAACGGAATATTTTGACCGATAGCGCTCGGCGCTTAAAAGGATTCCCTGTCTTGTTCGTAGGCGTTCGTTGCCCTATTGAGATAATCATGGAAAGACGACAAAATACGGGGTGGAAACTAGTCAGCACTGCCGACTCGCCAGTGCCAAATCCGGTTGAGTTATGGCAACGTGAAGTCCACATCCCTGGTATTTATGACCTTGAAGTCGATACTTCGTTATTAAGTCCGGCTGCGTGTGCAGAGATAATACACCAGCACTTGGTCAATATCCCCACACCATCGGCATTTCAACGACTTGCAGCACTATCTGATAACTAAAATCTCCCTATCTACCTCGCAACAGACCTTGCAAAAAGTAAAAAATATTTACTAAGACTTGTTCTACCCAAAGAATCACAGCATCTAACCATTCTAAAATGTATTCTACTAAGTGCTTTTCATAGCCTAATACCGTTGCTGTCGTGTCTATCCAGTCTGGTTTAGCTTCTGCTTGGTTTTGTGGAGAATTTTGCTGTGGGGTATAGGATGCGGCTTGCTTTTTAGCCGCTTTATTAGATATTTGTTTTTGCTGCTTGGCTAAATCAGATGCAGGTTTTTGTTGAGATTCAAACCAGTTTTTGTTCTTAAATAAGCCAGTCGGTTTACTAGCAGGAATATTAGGTTTTGTTTTTGATGACTGCATAATTTTTTCAGTCATTTTTTCCGAATCACCATACAAATCCAGCCAATCTAACCAAGGATCATCCGTGAAATATTCATGTTGTGACTGATAGGTAATATCAAGTAGTTCCTGTTGAGAGAAACTAGAATTTAGTAGTTTATGTTTAGGTACACCAAAAAAGTAATTTATTGCCGCTTCAATTAACTCAGAAATATTTGGTTTTTGATTCTCTAAACCTTGAACATTTTTTACTATTTCTTTTCTAGAGTTTAGTGGTTCTTGCCCATAAAGAAAAATACTTAATTGAGTTTGAGCAACTTGCACCATTTCCAAACTACGTTGCTGTATAGGCAAGATCGCAGTTTCTTCCAACTGAGCGATCGCTGCATCTAGCAAATTGAATATTTTACCCGTATTAAAGCCATTATCTACTAATTTTTTCCTATTTTCCCCTGTCAGCTTCGCCAATATCTGATTTATTTCTGGTATTAGTTGCGCTTGCTGTTCAGCTTCATTTAACTGGCGATAATGCCAATATTCGCCAACTTCATTAATAATTCGTTCTGTTAATTTTGCTTGCTGTTGCTGTGACAGAATATCTAAAATTTGGTTCTCAGTGCTGACAAGTACCAACTGGCGATTAACCAAATCTGAAGCTACTCCTCTTACCATTGGTAGCTGATGTTTGAGTGTGTTGGTTTCTAAAGTTTTGTTGGGTATGGTTAAGGATTGAGAAAACTGTGAGGAGGCGATCGCTATTTCTTCATCTGGTAAATACTGAACTGACTCTAAGACGCGCACAATCGGGCTATCAGTAGTGAGAGGTGCTGATAAATCAGTATCCTGAGCCTGTAAACGTCGCCTAGAAACTGGCTTCTTAGTGTCTAGCTGCTTCACCGATGAATCGGTTGAATGCAACAATAGATACAAAGGATAAAGTAATGCTGCTACACCCCAATTAGTAGCTGCTTGTAAATTGTGGAAGGTAGTCTCCCAACCTTGTCTCAACCGCCGAGATTGCTGGTTGACAAAGTTGAAAAATCTGCTTTGATAACGACCAGAAGAACCAGATGACATGGTAGTAAGTAATTAGTTTGAGCCTTGTTTATTTGTGAGACTCCCGCCAAACAATATAAAGTATTCAGGATTCGGAATGGGTATACCAAACGCTGGAATGGAAAAAGCTAAAAATTCTTAACCCGACTTTTCTTGTTAGGGATAAAGTAAGAAAATCTAGCCTGCCAATAGTTTTACACAAGTTTATTGAAAATTCTGACTACTGACTACTGTTTGAAAAACTCCTTTAATGCTTTAATTTTAGCGAAAATATGACTTCTACCATATCTCAATCTCAAAATAGTTTAATTTCAGACGCAATTACACAATTACGCAGTTGTTGCCAAGTTAATGTCCAGTCTACTTGGTTATACCAGGACTCGGACAGGGAAATTACAGATGTAGCTGCATTTGATTTATCTACTTGGCAGCCTGTAGAGTTAAACTCCAAAGGTAACATCCCTTGGACTGGTGGTCAAAAAGTCCTGTGGTTAGCGCAGAAATTTGTAGTTCCCCAAGATTTACATAATTATCCCTTAGCTGGTTTATCCCTACGGCTATCGTTGTTGTGGTGGGCAGACTCCGCCAAAATATATGTAAATGGGGAATCGGTACTGGAAGGAGATTTATTTGACTGTTCTCCCAGAGTGCTAATTAGTAGGGAAGTAACCCCAGGTGAAGAATTTTTAGTGGCTATTCGCCTAGTTAGTCCTGGTCATTGTGATGGTGCTTTAGTGCGATCGCTCCTGATCTACGAATCCACAGACTATAATCATCCTGACCCCGGCTTCATTGCCGATGAATTATCAATATTACAACTTTATTTAGAAAAATTTGCCCCAGAAAACTTAAATATCCTCACTCAAGCAGTCCAACAAATTACTTCCATCAACCCAGAATCTTTAATTACCCTACGCCAAAATCTAATAAATCATCTATCTATCAACGACCCGAAATTTAAAATCTATTTATTAGGTCACGCCCACTTAGATTTAGCATGGCTATGGCCAGTCAACGAAACCTGGAACGCAGCCCAAAACACCTTTGAGTCAGTCCTCAAACTTCAACAAGATTTTCCTGACTTAATTTTCTGCCATTCCACCCCAGCCCTATATGCTTGGATAGAAGAACATCGCCCAGACTTATTTACAGCCATTCAAAATTCCGTAGCTGCGGGTAAATGGGAAATCGTCGGTGGCTTTTGGGTAGAACCTGACCTCAAT
Above is a genomic segment from Nostoc sp. MS1 containing:
- a CDS encoding WD40 repeat domain-containing protein; protein product: MQDLISVRTLKGHSSQVMSVVFSRDGYILASGSDDKTVRIWNLANNESVILQGHGESSWSGGVNSVAFSRNGRTLASASDDKTIKLWDVITGKEISTLKGHEGKIYCVAFSPDGKTLASGSADKTIKLWSLETGDQIYSLKGHSDHVLSIAFSPDGQVLASGGAGNDKKIQIWYLSQNKVQTITGHSEWFGGISSLAFSPDGKILASGSWDKTIKLWEWHKSQEISTLIGHSDQVCCVAFHPNGKILASGSKDKTITFWQVDTRSLINSVAAHENSVYSVAFSPDGKTLASGGGDKIITLLPCP
- a CDS encoding tocopherol cyclase family protein, which translates into the protein MSKTLQTPHSGYHWDGSSRRFFEGWYYRVTLPDCGQTFAFMYSIEDPIGDKPYSGGAAQILGADDEYICRTFPDVNKFWGSPDVLALGHWGETNLNTKPIYLLPAEFENHVQQGYQATATLNQGIIKDPATGNYCRWQYEIQPVYGWGNRDSIQQSTAGWVSFLQIFEPGWQILMAHGLASGWIDWNGKIYQFQNAPAYGEKNWGGAFPQKWFWLNCNSFDGEPDLALTAGGGRRGVLWWMESVAMIGVHYQGKFYEFVPWNSKVEWKIQPWGKWEMKATNADYEVELTGTTNLSGTPLRAPTAQGLQFCCRDTMQGKLDLELRQIRGKNRYVILKAHSYLCGLEIGGGSWDDYWQSS
- a CDS encoding chloramphenicol phosphotransferase CPT family protein, with protein sequence MGQAKKLGQIIILNGAPRSGKSSIVLAIQETFDGLWMNLGVDRFMQMTPAQYLPGIGLRPGGERQDIEPLVPILYSAMYESIAAHSRLGLNVVVDVGHHNAYAIKRNILTDSARRLKGFPVLFVGVRCPIEIIMERRQNTGWKLVSTADSPVPNPVELWQREVHIPGIYDLEVDTSLLSPAACAEIIHQHLVNIPTPSAFQRLAALSDN
- a CDS encoding J domain-containing protein; translated protein: MSNDKPRDGLQLDINHAYEILGLKPGASQVEVKQAYRKLVKTWHPDRFVDVQQKQQAEAKIKQINAAYNTVKSVTPTVEKSLSSPPPQPRKQPAKASVNRWGAETYYNWGVESVAKKEYEEAIAYFTQAIRLNPNYVEAYKYRGLVCSQLGYEYRATADLNKAAQLEGKIPQATYTYPPRYKIQRQSWIARLCQRIKRLLKLR
- a CDS encoding lysophospholipid acyltransferase family protein, with translation MISSDQPENITLTDAGIKRVQEGVAAAGDRSVREIIAKTLAGLEARHEGQIEPRVNAGIRRFVLRSLIHAIFRVRVENIEKIPPTPAILAANHLHHIDPLLLLAEIPTQPHYYIVGDARTLYNKWWKRFILGFAGGVIPLARIWKEEVAVIQAAKAGRQDLAQLAQAIEETVPTGGDIQTLRQIDRIVLKILATGDGMILFPEGRLGSNEGQLHLPLKRGTVIYALRAGVPIVPIALIGTHDLYWRKELTLRVGEPLNFDQTTRPNRKEVDMALEKLQAAILALLPTNYQEPPGTKLLRHFLNHMLW
- a CDS encoding metallophosphoesterase translates to MHWLFTGRLSVDKITVKIAGLSPSLRGLKLVQLSDFHYDGLRLSEEMLEEAIAATNEAEPDLIVLTGDYVTDDPTPIHQLALRLKYLQSRNGIYAVLGNHDIHHSHSQAEVTTAFTSIGVHVLWNEIAYPFGQELPIVGLADYWSKEFQPASVMDKLDSTTPRIVLSHNPDTAKILEQWRVDLQLSGHTHGGHIVLPGLGPVVYHYKKLLKKAPKKLRRWVPLLLGDCSKVVRYWEWAQGFHQVANNQLYVNRGLGTYRPGRLFCPPEVTVITLN
- a CDS encoding alpha/beta hydrolase, with the translated sequence MIKHKEDVFKSVDGLELYYQNWYPEGEVKAILVIVHGLGGHSNKYGNIVNHLLAKQYAIYGLDLRGHGRSPGQRGYINSWKEFRSDLAAFVELIQHQQPECPIFILGHSLGAVVVCDYILRCPKEAAKLRGAIAFAPAIGKVGVSKFRVFLGNLLSKIWPRFSLSTGLDLSAASRDEKVIAAYTQDTLRHNRGSARLATEYFATVAWIHNHASQWQIPLLILHGSADTVALPEGGERFYQNVTYKDKLRIEYPGAYHDLQADINYQEVLKDLEKWLDSHCY
- a CDS encoding metallophosphoesterase produces the protein MHRLLSGPLTVEQLTVKIADLPASLRGKKLVHLSDFHYDGVRLSEAMLEEAIALNNEIQPDLVLLTGDYVTTTPKPIHQLALRLQKLQSQAGIYAILGNHDLYHKNSKTEITQALTKVGIQVLWNEIAYPWGDKLPIVGMVDYYYREFNPELLFNQLDPTTPRIVLSHNPDTAARLQPWRVDLQLSGHTHGGQVVIPGFGAVLPYHRKIMQKIPVKVRRLLPFFFKEYFIVHHSQWLQGLHRIGKNQLYVNRGLGTYYPGRLFCPPELTVITLERE